A single region of the Chroococcidiopsis sp. TS-821 genome encodes:
- a CDS encoding DUF86 domain-containing protein, protein MYLEDIIKSINKIQRYTCSMSFDDFIADERTFDAVARNLEIIGEAVLNIPKEVCERYPEVEWQDIGRLRNLLAHGYFKVREAVIWDIVQNDVPLLQEPVKRILKLESTPESMASTESTQVSYKPQRSIEQQSSSTDFNTRSIYPPQRERAAAIVPIARRLLEAGRAPYALVPTQETGPSLEELETKDYKLTLDNQAKTLLISAIDERGILIKVNLAEPTEKLELAKNLTPKDVNKWLQIKQDLDKRSQ, encoded by the coding sequence TTGTATTTAGAAGATATTATCAAAAGCATTAATAAGATTCAGCGCTACACTTGCAGTATGAGCTTTGATGACTTCATAGCTGACGAACGTACTTTTGATGCGGTGGCTCGCAATCTAGAAATAATTGGGGAGGCTGTTTTAAACATACCCAAAGAAGTATGCGAACGCTATCCAGAAGTTGAGTGGCAAGACATTGGCAGATTACGAAATCTCTTAGCTCATGGTTATTTTAAAGTAAGAGAAGCAGTAATCTGGGATATTGTGCAAAATGACGTTCCGCTCTTGCAAGAACCAGTTAAGCGGATTTTAAAGCTAGAAAGTACGCCAGAATCGATGGCTAGCACAGAGTCCACTCAAGTATCATACAAACCTCAACGATCTATAGAACAACAATCAAGCTCTACAGATTTTAACACTAGATCCATATACCCACCCCAACGGGAACGAGCAGCAGCGATCGTACCTATTGCTCGCCGTTTATTAGAAGCAGGGCGTGCTCCCTACGCTTTGGTTCCGACTCAAGAAACCGGTCCAAGTCTAGAAGAATTAGAAACAAAAGATTACAAGCTGACGCTCGACAATCAAGCAAAAACCTTGCTAATTTCTGCCATAGACGAACGTGGAATATTGATAAAAGTTAATCTGGCAGAGCCAACTGAAAAATTAGAATTAGCTAAGAATCTCACGCCTAAAGATGTTAATAAGTGGTTGCAAATCAAACAGGATTTGGATAAGCGATCGCAATAA